A region from the Sulfitobacter sp. D7 genome encodes:
- the regB gene encoding sensor histidine kinase RegB, with protein sequence MTQANIRPLDGRTRASWIRLRTMILLRWFAIAGQLTAVTVAQWALGLQLAFGLCYLTIGASVVGNLVAAFVFPQNKRLSERENLAMVLFDLLQLTALLGLTGGLHNPFALLLLAPVTISATALSLRSTLVLGATAIVAASVLALWHLPLVTQSGDVLRQPGIFVFGHWAALLIAIVFTSAYSRRVTTEVHSMADALSATQMVLAREQKLSDLSGVVAAAAHELGTPLATIKLASTELLGDLEDRPDLAEDAALIRDQADRCRDILRDMGRIGKDDLHMQRAQLTAVVKEAAEPHLERGKTVMFSDNPMARDHARPPTIPRKPEIIHGLRNLVQNAVDFAESTVWIETEWSAEEISVRIIDNGPGFPPQHLGRIGDPFLRRRSGTANETARPEYEGMGLGLFIAKTFLERSGARLRFANGSDSGWLRGLPPAGSGAVVEVVWPRRLLDLGPDDAVMGENQRLTA encoded by the coding sequence ATGACGCAGGCAAACATTCGGCCCCTCGACGGGCGCACCCGCGCCAGTTGGATCCGCCTGCGCACGATGATCCTGCTGCGCTGGTTCGCCATCGCCGGACAGTTGACCGCCGTCACCGTGGCGCAATGGGCGCTAGGGCTGCAACTGGCCTTTGGCCTATGTTATCTGACCATCGGTGCCTCGGTGGTGGGCAACCTCGTCGCGGCCTTTGTCTTTCCCCAGAACAAACGCCTGTCCGAGCGCGAGAACCTTGCCATGGTCCTGTTTGACCTGCTGCAACTAACCGCCCTGCTGGGGCTGACCGGGGGGCTGCACAATCCCTTTGCGCTGCTTCTGCTGGCCCCGGTAACGATCTCGGCCACCGCACTCAGCCTGCGTTCGACACTGGTTTTGGGCGCTACCGCGATTGTCGCGGCTTCGGTGCTGGCGCTGTGGCATCTGCCGCTTGTCACCCAGTCGGGCGATGTGCTGCGCCAGCCCGGCATTTTTGTCTTTGGCCATTGGGCGGCGCTGCTGATCGCCATCGTTTTCACCAGCGCCTATTCGCGGCGCGTCACGACTGAGGTCCACTCCATGGCCGATGCGCTCTCAGCCACGCAGATGGTGCTGGCACGGGAGCAGAAATTGTCGGACCTGAGCGGTGTTGTGGCCGCTGCAGCCCATGAATTGGGTACGCCCCTAGCCACCATCAAACTGGCCAGCACCGAACTGCTGGGTGACCTCGAAGACCGGCCCGATCTGGCCGAAGACGCCGCGTTGATCCGCGATCAGGCTGACCGGTGTCGCGATATCCTGCGCGATATGGGCCGCATTGGGAAAGACGATCTGCATATGCAACGCGCGCAACTCACCGCCGTGGTGAAAGAGGCCGCCGAACCACATCTGGAGCGCGGCAAGACGGTGATGTTCTCTGACAACCCGATGGCCCGAGATCACGCGCGCCCCCCCACCATCCCGCGCAAACCCGAGATCATTCACGGGCTGCGCAATCTGGTGCAGAACGCGGTGGATTTTGCCGAGAGCACGGTTTGGATCGAAACCGAATGGTCCGCCGAGGAAATCTCGGTGCGGATCATCGACAACGGGCCGGGCTTTCCGCCGCAGCATCTGGGGCGGATCGGCGACCCCTTCCTGCGCCGCCGTAGCGGCACGGCAAACGAGACGGCGCGCCCCGAATATGAGGGCATGGGGCTGGGGCTTTTCATCGCCAAGACTTTCCTCGAACGGTCCGGCGCGCGGCTGCGGTTTGCCA
- a CDS encoding SCO family protein translates to MKQMIAFGAVGVAAVFLAGTAFMVLRGEDDPYASCRSSQVAGGDIGGPFELVNGAGETVTDADVITEPALLYFGYTSCPDVCPLDVDRNAAATEILEERGQSITPVFITVDPARDTPEVVGDFAKVMHPRMVGLTGSPEQVKAASQAYRTYYKAHPADENGEYLVDHSTFSYLVMPEEGVVDFFRREVRPEQMADSIGCFLDQS, encoded by the coding sequence ATGAAACAGATGATTGCATTTGGTGCGGTTGGGGTTGCAGCGGTATTTCTGGCCGGGACGGCCTTTATGGTGCTGCGTGGCGAAGATGATCCCTATGCCTCTTGCCGGTCAAGCCAAGTGGCGGGGGGCGATATTGGCGGTCCGTTCGAATTGGTCAACGGCGCGGGCGAAACCGTGACCGATGCCGATGTCATCACCGAGCCTGCCTTGCTCTATTTCGGCTATACCTCTTGCCCCGATGTCTGCCCGCTGGACGTGGACCGCAACGCCGCCGCCACCGAAATTCTGGAGGAGCGCGGCCAAAGCATCACGCCTGTTTTCATCACCGTCGACCCGGCACGTGACACGCCCGAAGTGGTCGGCGACTTTGCTAAGGTGATGCACCCGCGTATGGTGGGGCTGACCGGCTCGCCTGAGCAAGTCAAAGCGGCCAGCCAAGCCTACCGCACCTACTACAAGGCCCACCCGGCAGATGAGAATGGCGAATACCTCGTCGATCACTCGACCTTCAGCTATCTGGTCATGCCCGAGGAAGGCGTCGTCGACTTTTTCCGCCGCGAGGTCCGGCCCGAGCAGATGGCCGACAGCATTGGTTGCTTCCTCGATCAAAGCTGA